The DNA window ATCGAACGGCAGATCGGCAGGCCCATGCCCATGCCATCGCGCTTGGTGCTGTAGAACGGTTCGAACAGCCGTCCGGCGCCATCTTCCGGGATGCCCGGCCCTTCGTCGCTCACGGCGATGCGCACGCCGTTGTCGCGTGGCGCGACCACCAGCCGCAACGTGCCGCCTTGCGGTTCCATCGCCTGCATGCCGTTCATCAGCAGGTTGATCAGCACCTGCTGCAGCTGCACGCGGTCGCCGGCCACGGGCGGCAGGCCTTCGGCGATGTCGACGACGAGCGTGGCGCCGTGGCTGGCGAGCTCACGCTGCAGCAGCGCCGCGCAGTCATGCACGATGCGCGCCAGGTCGACGGGCGCGAAGGCGGCGTCCGTTTTTTGCGCCAGCGTGCGGATGCGCCGGATGACTTCGCTGGCGCGGCAGGTATCGTCCAGCATCCTTTGCAGCGCGTGTTCCACTTCCTGCGGGTCCGGCTGCTGGCGGCGCAGCCAGCGCAGCGCGGCCTCGCCGTTGGCCGAGATCGCGGCCAGCGGCTGGTTGACCTCGTGGGCGATCGAGGCCGCCAGCTCGCCCAGCGTCGTGACCCGCGTCACGTGCGCCAGCTGCATGCGCGACAGGCGCAGCGATTCCTCGCGCTGCAACAGCCGCGCCGTGGCCTGCGCGCCGGCATGGGCCAGGTAGCCGCTGATGCCGATGGCGGCCAGGCTGACGGCGCAGCGGGCCAGCGAGGAATTGAGCACGCCGAACCATCCGGTGATCAGGTGCGCGGCCGCCGTCAGCACGAGGCACAGCGCCGTCACCGCCAGCACGTGGCGCGGCGACACGTGCACGGTGGCCAGCACGACGACGACATACATGACGGCGATCGCGCTGTCCATCGATGTGAAGGCATCGAGTGCGAAAATCGCCGTGGTCAGCAGCACGATGGCCCCTTTCAGCAGGGCCGTGCGCAGGGGTCCTGGCATGGGAAAACTTCACTGGTAGTTGGTTGGCGGCAGTATATGACGAGCAGTGGCCGCGGCAACCTTACCTGCCGGCCGCCTCCCACCAAAGGCAGAGGCATGCGTCGGCGGATCGGGGAAGGGAACCGACCATGGACGACGACGCGACCGGCACATCGATGCTATGCTGCCGCGCATGGAAAATCCTGTCCCCGCCCAAAGTGCCCATCGAGCCCATATCGCTCCGGTCGAGCTGACGAAAGCGTACCGCCTGCTGAACCATGGCCCCACCGTGCTCGTGTCCGCGCGCCACGGTGGCGTCGACAATGTGATGGCCGCCGCCTGGGCCTGCGCGCTCGACTTCAGTCCGCCGAAAGTCACGGTGGTGCTGGACAAGGCCGTGGCTACCCGGGCTCTCGTGGAGGGCAGCGGCCTGTTCGTGCTGCAGGTGCCGAACGCGGCCCAGGTCGACCTGGTGCACGCCGTGGGCACCCTCAGCAGGGTGGACGAGCCGGACAAGCTGGCCCGCTGCGGCGTCGAACTGTTCGGCATGGATGGCATCGACGCGCCGCTGGTGGCCGGCTGCTCCGCATGGCTGGCGTGCCGGCTCGTGCCCGAACCGCACAACCAGGCGGCTTACGACCTGTTCATCGGCGAAGTCGTTGCCGCGTGGGCCGATACGCGCGTGTTCCGCGACGGCCACTGGCACTTCGAGGATGCCGAACCGCGCTGGCGCAGCCTGCACTACATTGCCGGCGGCCAGTTCTATGCGATCGGCGAGTCGCTGCAGGCCACCGCCGCGTCGCAGTCTTAATACACGTCGCGACGGATGCGGCCTTCGGCCGCCAGCAGTTCCACCGTGTCGCGGCCCAGCAGGTCGGCCAGCGCGGCGTCGACGCCGCCGGCCATGCCCTGCAGGCTGCCGCACACGTACAGCACGGCGCCGTCGGCGATCCAGGCGCGCAGCCGGTCGCCGAGCGCGCGCAGCCGGTCCTGCACATAGCCTTCGCCGTCGCGCGAAAACACCAGGTCGAGTTCCGGCAGGAAGCCGTCGGCGGCCCAGCGTTGCAGCTCGCCCGCGCAGAGGGCATCGAACTCGCGCTGGCGTTCGCCGAACAGCAGCCAGTTGCGCCGCCGGCCGGCGGCCACGCGGGCGCGCAGGTGGCCGCGCAATCCGGCCAGACCCGAGCCGTTGCCGATGAAGAGGCAGGGCACATCGCTGTCGACGGGCGCGAAGGCCGGATTGGCCAGCAGGCGTGCCCGCACGGTCGTCCCAACCGGGGCGTGGGCCGTGAGCCAGCCGGATGCGAGGCCCATGCCCTGCTCGTGGCGCACCTGGCGCACCAGCAGTTCCACGGCACCATCGGCCGGCAGCGACGCGATCGAGTAACGGCGCGGCGCCAGGGGCTTCAGGATAGCGGCGCAGGCCTGGGCCGAAGGGAAGCGGTGGCTGGTGTCCGGCAATTCGCTGGCGGCGAGCAGTTGCGCCAGCGTGCCGCTGCCCGCACGCGCCTTGCCATCGAGCCCTGTCTGCGCCAGCCACGCCTGCACCACCGGCTCGGCGTGGCGTGCTTCGATCTCGACGAGCGCGCCGGGCAGCCAGTGCAACACGTCACCTTCCAGCCTGACTTCGAACAGCGGCGCGCCGAGGCTGCCGGGGTTGAGCAGCGTGCGCCCGGCCAGCGTCCATTGCGCCCAGGGTGCCTCGTCGGCGGCGGGCGCCTCGGCCAGCGGCGCCGCGCCCAGGCAGGCCAGCGCGGCAGACCAGCGCGTGACCGCCGCTTCGTCGCCATTATCCACCTCAACCGGCGCGAACAGCCGCGTCCCTCCCAGCGCGGCAAGCCGGTCGTCCAGCGCGCGGCCGAAACCGCAGAATTGGGCATAGGCGCTGTCGCCCAGCGCCAGCACGGCATAGCGCAGGTGCGGCAGCCGCTGCGTGGCGTCGGCCAGCTGGCGGGCAAAGCGGCGCGCGCCATCGGGCGGCTCGCC is part of the Pseudoduganella lutea genome and encodes:
- a CDS encoding sensor histidine kinase, producing MPGPLRTALLKGAIVLLTTAIFALDAFTSMDSAIAVMYVVVVLATVHVSPRHVLAVTALCLVLTAAAHLITGWFGVLNSSLARCAVSLAAIGISGYLAHAGAQATARLLQREESLRLSRMQLAHVTRVTTLGELAASIAHEVNQPLAAISANGEAALRWLRRQQPDPQEVEHALQRMLDDTCRASEVIRRIRTLAQKTDAAFAPVDLARIVHDCAALLQRELASHGATLVVDIAEGLPPVAGDRVQLQQVLINLLMNGMQAMEPQGGTLRLVVAPRDNGVRIAVSDEGPGIPEDGAGRLFEPFYSTKRDGMGMGLPICRSIVEAHGGRIAAVPGGSGATLEILLPVAREAAA
- a CDS encoding flavin reductase family protein — its product is MENPVPAQSAHRAHIAPVELTKAYRLLNHGPTVLVSARHGGVDNVMAAAWACALDFSPPKVTVVLDKAVATRALVEGSGLFVLQVPNAAQVDLVHAVGTLSRVDEPDKLARCGVELFGMDGIDAPLVAGCSAWLACRLVPEPHNQAAYDLFIGEVVAAWADTRVFRDGHWHFEDAEPRWRSLHYIAGGQFYAIGESLQATAASQS